In Zingiber officinale cultivar Zhangliang chromosome 3B, Zo_v1.1, whole genome shotgun sequence, a single window of DNA contains:
- the LOC122056452 gene encoding gibberellin 3-beta-dioxygenase 1-like, with amino-acid sequence MHYLVPDLSPLIALPSLLSPVAAHIQPELTDLAEVPETHAWPTLHDRPYGVDDRVPVVDLALPDAVRLVGRACEEWGAFLLTGHGVPVELLRRVEEQGRRLFSLSAAHKLRAARCDGTSTGYGSAFISKFFSKQFWSEGFTVVGSPREDARKIWPDGHQDFCGAIEEYSRLMDDLARRLMHSMLLFLGLSEEEISWVGPLKAQHEAVPALQLNYYPRCPEPDRAMGLAEHTDSSLVTIIHQSSGVAGLQLLRDGGGGGAARWVAVAPITGALVVIVGDLFQVMSNGRFRSVVHRAVVDRTRARISVAYFCGPPAELKISPIGKLMGSGRGPAYRGVTWPEYLRLKKKLYNEALASLRLSAGKG; translated from the exons ATGCATTAT CTAGTTCCTGATCTGTCTCCGTTAATTGCTCTGCCGAGCCTTCTCTCGCCGGTCGCCGCGCATATCCAGCCGGAGCTCACGGACCTGGCCGAGGTCCCCGAGACACACGCGTGGCCCACCCTCCACGACCGGCCTTACGGCGTCGACGACCGCGTTCCCGTGGTCGATCTCGCGCTTCCCGACGCCGTCCGCCTCGTCGGCCGTGCCTGCGAGGAGTGGGGCGCTTTCTTGCTGACGGGCCACGGCGTCCCAGTCGAGCTGCTCCGCCGCGTCGAGGAGCAAGGCCGGCGCCTCTTCTCGCTCTCCGCCGCCCACAAGCTGAGGGCCGCTCGCTGCGACGGGACCTCCACCGGCTACGGCTCCGCCTTCATCTCCAAGTTCTTCTCGAAGCAGTTCTGGTCGGAAGGGTTCACCGTCGTCGGCTCCCCTCGCGAGGACGCCCGCAAGATCTGGCCCGACGGCCATCAAGACTTTTG TGGCGCGATCGAGGAATACAGCAGGCTGATGGACGATCTTGCGCGGAGATTGATGCACTCGATGCTGCTTTTTTTGGGCCTCAGCGAGGAGGAAATTAGCTGGGTTGGTCCGCTAAAAGCCCAGCATGAGGCTGTTCCAGCGCTACAGCTCAACTACTACCCGCGCTGCCCGGAGCCCGACCGAGCCATGGGGCTCGCGGAGCACACGGACTCCAGCCTCGTCACCATCATCCACCAGAGCAGCGGCGTGGCCGGCCTGCAGCTCCTGCGGGATGGCGGCGGTGGCGGCGCAGCCCGGTGGGTGGCGGTGGCGCCAATTACGGGGGCATTGGTCGTCATCGTTGGCGATCTCTTTCAGGTGATGTCCAACGGTCGGTTCCGAAGCGTGGTGCACCGGGCGGTCGTTGACAGGACGCGGGCTCGCATCTCGGTGGCGTACTTCTGTGGCCCTCCGGCGGAGTTGAAGATCTCTCCCATTGGGAAGCTGATGGGATCCGGCCGGGGTCCAGCGTACCGAGGCGTTACTTGGCCTGAGTACTTGCGCCTGAAGAAGAAACTTTACAACGAGGCCCTCGCATCACTCAGATTGTCGGCAGGGAAAGGATGA